The Novipirellula caenicola genome segment CGACGGACCTTACCTTGGCCGCGCAGTATCAGACGATGACCCGACAGATGGAGCAACACCGGGGCAAGGTTCGTGAATCGGAGCTCTATCAAAGTGAGCACGATCATTTGATGAACGAGATCGGACTTACCGAACGACGCTACGATGCATTGGTCAGCCAGCTTAGCCAGTTCGATTTGAACAAGGACTACGGTAACTTTCGCACCACCGTCATCTCGCCGCCAAGCACGCCATCGCAGATTGCTCCGAACGCACTGATCATTGCCCTGACTTCGGGAATGATCGGTTTCTTTTGCGCCTTTGTCTGGGTGGGCTGTGCCGAAATCGCCGAACGTACGTTTCACAATCCTGAGGCGATCCGTGATCTGGGGCTGCCCATTCTCGCCAAGATCCCTGAACGCAATCGCGATCGCAAACGGTTCCAACCACGTCTCCCGCAAACGCTCTGTACGGTTCACGAGCCCGAATCGGCCGATGCCGAAGCCTATCGATCGGTCCGTACGGCACTGGACTGTATCAACCACACCGGCACCAATATGGTGATCCAAGTGACCAGCCCCATGGCGGGTGACGGCAAATCGACGTTGGCGGCCAATCTAGCCGTTTCGATTGCCCAGTCCGGCAAACGCGTGTTATTGATGGACACCAATTTTCGCACGCCAACGATGCACGATCTGTTCAGCAATGCGAATCACGTTGGGCTGTCAACGTTGCTTAGCGGGCAATCCACTCCGCGTGATGTCATTCACGAAGTGAACACAGCGGGGTTGTACTTATTGACCGCGGGACCGCTGCCGAAGAGCCCGGCGGACCTGATCGCGCTGCCGCGTTTCGCCCGCTTTGTCGATTGGTTAAGAGACCGATTTCAATTTGTGATCATCGACACTCCGCCGATCCTGTTGGCGAGTGAATCGCGTGTGATCTCTGCGTTGTCGGACGGCGTTCTGTTGACCATCCGTTCGCATCACAGCGATCCGACGAAGACCCAACAAGCGTGCGAATTGCTTGACATCGCGGGCGCCAACGTGTTGGGAGTCGTGGTCAACGAAACGACCTGCACCAAGTGTCGTCGTCGCAGTTTTGAACCGCCTCAGATCATGACGACGTCGCCTGTAACGACAGTGACAAAACGACGAATCCACTAAACGCCGATTTTTTTAGCATCAATTTCATTAGGCACAAACGCAAACCGCTAGAGGTCGGCGGCAACGCCATGATCAACAAAAAAGACGGCGGTGATCTGAGATCACCGCCGTCTTTTCGTTAAACGTTTAGCGTCACGCCATCAGTGCGTGGGTCGCCAACAGGGATTAGGATCCCTGTTGCTCGCCGCCGCTGCTGCTTCCGCCGCCGAACATGTTGTCCAACGCTTCGTTGCTGGCAGGTGTTGCCGGAGCATCGCTGCTTTCGTTGTCCATTGCCGGAGAATCGGCCGGTGAAACATCCAACGGCGAAATGGTTGGTGCCGCAGGTGCCGGAGCCGCTTCTTCGCCTGCGTTGAGCAGTGGGAAGCTTTCTTCGAGCGATTGAACCGGGGCCGCAGCCAATTCTTCCAATGCTTCGCGACGGTAATTCACCTCGCCATCTTGGAAGATCCGGAATCCGGTACCAGCAGGAATCAAGTGACCGAGGATCACGTTTTCCTTCAATCCCACCAACTTGTCGACCTTGCCCGCCAACGCGGCTTCGGTCAAGACCTTGGTAGTTTCTTGGAAGGAGGCCGCACTGATAAAGCTGTTCGATTGAACCGCGGCCTTGGTGATTCCAAGCAATTGAGTACTCGCGGTCGCCGACTTCGGACGCTTGCCCTTGGCCGGAGTACCACCCAATGCTTCGATCTCGGCATTCGCCTGCTCGAACGTATCCTTTGGAATGATCGTCCCTTCGCTGTAATCACTATCGCCAGGATTGACGATCTTGATGCACTTGGAAAGTTCTTGATTTGCCTTGCGGAACTGGAATCGGTCCATCACCAATCCAGGCAACAAGTTGGTATCGCCGGGATTCTCGATCTTCACCTTGCGAAGCATGCGAGCGATGATGATTTCACAGTGCTTATCGTTGATTTCCACACGTTGGGATTGATAAACCTGTTGAATTTCATGCAGCAGGTATTGCTGTACTGCTTCTTCGCCGGAAACCCGCAAGATGTCGTGAGGCACCAAAGGTCCATCGACAAGAGCTTGTCCCGCACGCACGATGTCACCGCTGTGAACTTGGAAGTGCTTACCGTGAGGCACCAAGTGCTCACGTTCAATTCCGGATTCACTGCGAACAACGATGGTTCGTTTACCACGCTTTTTCTCAGCCAGAATTTCGACTTCACCGTCGATTTCGGCGATGACCGCCGGATCCTTCGGTTTGCGAGCTTCGAAAATCTCGGTTACCCGCGGCAGACCACCGGTGATGTCCGATACCCCGCCGGTTTCACGCGGCATTTCCGCGAGCACCATGCCGGGCGTAATCGTGGCGCCTTCTTTGGCCATGATCATCGCACGTTCGGGCAGGTACTGAACGTCCAATGCCTTGCCTTCCATGTCCTCGATCACGATCTGCGGGTGCAAGTCACCCTTGTGATCCACGATCAGCATTCGGATGTTACCGCTTGCTTCACGCTCTTGCCGCATCGTTTCGCCTTCGACAACGTCTTCAAAGCGAACCCGGCCTTCGACTTCCGACAAAATGGGAATCGAGTAGGGGTTCCATTCGCAAAGGATTTGACCTTCGGTAACGGTGTCATTTTCTTCGACCATCAACGTGGCCCCGGTTGGAACCGGGTACGATTCGATTTCACGTCCGCGATCGTCGACCAACGAAATTTCGCCGTTTCGCGTCAACACAATGTTGCGGCCTTCGGTGTTTCGAACCGCACGCATGCGGGTCAGACGGACGATACCGGACTTCTTGCTCTTGATGTCCGATTCTTCCATCTGCTTGCTCACGCTACCACCGATGTGGAACGTACGCATGGTTAGCTGAGTACCGGGTTCACCGATACTTTGTGCCGCGATGATTCCGACCGCCATGCCTTCTTCGACCATTGCACCGGTGGACATGTCCATTCCGTAACAACGGCGACAAACACCAAGCGGTGCATCGCAGGTCATCGGTGTACGCACTTGGATCTTCTCGAGTCCCATCGCTTCGATGCGACGCGCGATCTCAGGCGTGATCATTTGGTTCTCAGCCACAATCACTTCGTCGGTCACAGGGTTGACGATCGATTGACGGCTGATCCGCCCGTTGATCGAGTCGACCAAGCTAACCTCGACCTTTTCACCACGGTAAACCACACCCTTGGTGATGCCTTGCGTCGTACCACAATCGTCCATCGTGATTACCACGTTTTGGGCGACGTCAGCAAGTTTACGAGTCAAGTAACCGCTGTCGGCCGTCTTCAGTGCGGTATCCGCCAAGCCCTTACGTGCACCGTGCGTCGAACTGAAGTATTCGAGTACCGACAAACCTTCACGGAAGTTCGCTTTAATCGGCGTTTCGATGATCTCGCCGGTCGGCTTGGCCATCAAACCACGCATCCCCGCGAGCTGTCGAATCTGTTCGATACCACCACGAGCACCGGAGTGCGACATCAAGAAAACGGGGTTCACGTACCATCCGCCTTCGCGAACGTCGTTTTCCATCGCTTTCATCATGTCGGTCGTGATCGATTCACGAGCCTTGGTCCATTCGTCGAGAACCTGGTTGTAACGCTCTTTACCGGTCATCAACCCGCGGTCATAAGCCTTCTTGTGCTTCATCACCTCTTTCTCAGCTTCACGGATGAAGCTGAGCTTGGTATCTGGCGTTACCAAGTCATCGGTTGCAAACGACAAACCGCTTCGCGTGGATTCGCGGAAGCCCATCTGCATCATGTCGTCAAGCAAGTGAATCGTTGCTTTGCGTCCGAGACGTTGGTAGCAGTCCGAAATGACCTTAGCCAAGTCACCGCTTCGCATCGGGAAGTTGTAGTAGTCCATCCCGTCAGGCAGCATTTCGTTGAAACGCACACGCCCTGGGGTGGTGTCGATGATCGCACCGTATTTGCCCGAATCGTCCTTGGTTTTCAACTTCTGGAACTTCGGCAAACGCAATTTGATCTTGGCGTGCACATTGATAATGCCTTGCGCGGTGGCCAA includes the following:
- the rpoC gene encoding DNA-directed RNA polymerase subunit beta', whose translation is MSISETSNYDRINDYASVRISLARPQDIKSWSFGEVKKPETINYRTYRPEKDGLFCERIFGPEKDWECACGKYRGMKYKGMICDRCGVKVTHSRVRRKRMGHIELAAPVVHIWFFKAMPSRLGNLLDMKTSSLEKVIYFQDYVVIDPGQTELEERQLLTEEEYRAARVQWGNDAFDADMGAEAVRKLLNKLDLVALSEKLRVDLQETGSKQKKKDLINRLKIVESIRDSDNRPEWMVLDVIPVIPPDLRPLVLLDSGNFATSDLNDLYRRIINRNNRLRKLVDLNAPEVIIRNEKRMLQQSVDALFDNNRCKRPVLGSSNRPLKSLTDMIKGKQGRFRENLLGKRVDYSARSVIVVGPRLKLHQCGLPKKIALELYQPFIIRRLKELGHADTIKSAKKMLERKDEEVWDILEQVIRNHPVLLNRAPTLHRMGIQAFEPTLVEGNAIHLHPLVCKGFNADFDGDQMAVHLPLSIEAQVEAHTLMMSTNNVFAPSNGKPIMSPSQDIVMGCYYMTMEQPDRKGEGMVFSGYDEVDLATAQGIINVHAKIKLRLPKFQKLKTKDDSGKYGAIIDTTPGRVRFNEMLPDGMDYYNFPMRSGDLAKVISDCYQRLGRKATIHLLDDMMQMGFRESTRSGLSFATDDLVTPDTKLSFIREAEKEVMKHKKAYDRGLMTGKERYNQVLDEWTKARESITTDMMKAMENDVREGGWYVNPVFLMSHSGARGGIEQIRQLAGMRGLMAKPTGEIIETPIKANFREGLSVLEYFSSTHGARKGLADTALKTADSGYLTRKLADVAQNVVITMDDCGTTQGITKGVVYRGEKVEVSLVDSINGRISRQSIVNPVTDEVIVAENQMITPEIARRIEAMGLEKIQVRTPMTCDAPLGVCRRCYGMDMSTGAMVEEGMAVGIIAAQSIGEPGTQLTMRTFHIGGSVSKQMEESDIKSKKSGIVRLTRMRAVRNTEGRNIVLTRNGEISLVDDRGREIESYPVPTGATLMVEENDTVTEGQILCEWNPYSIPILSEVEGRVRFEDVVEGETMRQEREASGNIRMLIVDHKGDLHPQIVIEDMEGKALDVQYLPERAMIMAKEGATITPGMVLAEMPRETGGVSDITGGLPRVTEIFEARKPKDPAVIAEIDGEVEILAEKKRGKRTIVVRSESGIEREHLVPHGKHFQVHSGDIVRAGQALVDGPLVPHDILRVSGEEAVQQYLLHEIQQVYQSQRVEINDKHCEIIIARMLRKVKIENPGDTNLLPGLVMDRFQFRKANQELSKCIKIVNPGDSDYSEGTIIPKDTFEQANAEIEALGGTPAKGKRPKSATASTQLLGITKAAVQSNSFISAASFQETTKVLTEAALAGKVDKLVGLKENVILGHLIPAGTGFRIFQDGEVNYRREALEELAAAPVQSLEESFPLLNAGEEAAPAPAAPTISPLDVSPADSPAMDNESSDAPATPASNEALDNMFGGGSSSGGEQQGS